In Chaetodon auriga isolate fChaAug3 chromosome 7, fChaAug3.hap1, whole genome shotgun sequence, a genomic segment contains:
- the LOC143323261 gene encoding extracellular calcium-sensing receptor-like, translated as MMSTQSWPEKGWALLQLLLVASFSQSEELVCRRRGDHESPQLSKDGDIMLGGVFNFHSTFKDRRDTYMDKPLPLQCTNLNFRGFQFAQAMLFAIEEINNSTDLLPGISLGYKIYDVCGSISRGVRVALALANGNKLISSHSVAPCTRPAQVQAVMGETSSSPSMAIATVIGPFHIPLISHFATCACLSDKTKYPSFLRTIPSDYYQSRALAQLVKHFGWTWVGAIRTNDDYGNNGMATFTETAQQLGICLEYSVSFFRTDPPEKMQKIIDIIKASTSNVIVTFLSATELYLIMNDLSLHNLTGYQWVGTEAWISDSHTAAMDRHHILDGAIGLSITRAHVSGMREFMLDVKPLNSSSNEIFTEFWETLFSCKLKQSQSSAVNQSECTGHEDLTGVQNSFTDMSLMPIFNNIYKGVYAVAHALHSILSCNKTCNNKVQLDPFLILQHIRNIWFKTKEGDEVYFNENGDPPAKYEIINWQPTENGIVDFVPVGLYDASLPADKQLNVHNKTIIWAQNSKEVPLSVCSEKCPPGTHKALQKGKPVCCYDCLRCANGEISNITDSITCVRCDPEFWSNERRDACVKKEAEFLSYEEIMGALLTAASLSGTCLTAVVAFIFFRYRQTPIVRANNSELSFLLLFSLTLCFLCSLTFIGRPSEWSCMLRHTAFGITFVLCISCVLGKTIVVLMAFRATLPGSNVMKWFGPAQQKLSVLGFTLVQVVICILWLTISPPFPFKNFKEFQDKIILECALGSAVGFWAVLGYIGLLAMLCFFLAFLARKLPDSFNEAKFITFSMLIFCAVWITFIPAYVSSPGKFSVAVEIFAILASSFGLLICIFIPKCYIILLKPEKNTKKNMMGKGEPKSS; from the exons ATGATGTCCACACAGAGTTGGCCAGAGAAGGGTTGGGCACTCTTACAGCTGTTGTTGGTGGCATCTTTTTCTCAGTCTGAGGAGCTggtgtgcaggaggagaggagatcaTGAGAGCCCCCAGTTATCTAAGGATGGAGATATTATGTTGGGGGGAGTTTTCAATTTCCACAGCACTTTCAAAGACAGACGGGACACCTACATGGACAAACCACTGCCACTGCAATGCACCAA TTTGAATTTCAGAGGGTTCCAGTTTGCCCAGGCTATGCTTTTTGCCATTGAGGAGATTAATAACAGCACAGACCTACTGCCTGGCATCTCTCTGGGTTACAAGATCTATGATGTCTGTGGCTCCATTTCCAGAGGAGTGAGGGTGGCACTGGCATTGGCTAATGGTAACAAACTTATTTCTTCACACTCTGTGGCACCATGTACCAGACCTGCCCAGGTGCAAGCAGTTATGGGAGagacctcttcctctccttccatGGCTATAGCTACTGTCATTGGACCCTTTCATATCCCACTG ATCAGCCACTTTGCTACTTGTGCTTGTCTCAGTGATAAAACCAAGTACCCATCCTTCCTCAGAACAATACCCAGTGACTACTACCAGAGCAGAGCCCTGGCCCAGTTGGTCAAGCACTTTGGGTGGACTTGGGTTGGAGCTATTAGGACAAATGATGATTACGGCAATAATGGAATGGCCACATTTACAGAAACCGCCCAGCAGCTGGGCATCTGTCTGGAGTACTCTGTATCTTTCTTTAGAACAGATCCAccagaaaaaatgcaaaagatcATTGACATTATCAAAGCTTCCACTTCCAATGTGATCGTCACTTTCCTCTCCGCAACTGAGTTGTATTTGATAATGAACGACTTGTCTCTTCATAACTTGACTGGGTACCAGTGGGTAGGCACTGAGGCCTGGATCTCTGATTCCCATACTGCAGCTATGGATAGACATCATATTCTGGATGGTGCCATTGGCCTGTCCATCACCAGAGCACATGTCAGTGGCATGAGAGAGTTCATGTTGGATGTGAAGCCGCTCAATTCATCTAGTAATGAAATTTTTACAGAGTTCTGGGAGACATTATTTAGCTGCAAGCTTAAGCAGTCACAGTCATCAGCAGTAAATCAGAGTGAATGTACTGGACATGAAGATCTGACTGGAGtacaaaacagcttcactgaTATGTCACTCATGCCTATCTTTAACAATATCTACAAAGGAGTGTATGCTGTGGCCCACGCACTTCATAGTATTCtcagctgtaataaaacatgtaaCAACAAGGTGCAGCTAGATCCATTTCTG ATTTTACAGCACATAAGAAATATTTGGttcaaaacaaaggaaggagatGAAGTTTACTTTAATGAGAATGGAGACCCACCAGCAAAGTATGAAATTATAAACTGGCAGCCAACAGAAAATGGCATTGTGGACTTTGTCCCAGTTGGTCTTTATGATGCATCTTtacctgcagacaaacagctgaatgtaCACAACAAGACTATAATCTGGGCACAGAACTCAAAGGAG GTGCCTTTGtcagtttgcagtgagaaaTGTCCACCAGGAACTCACAAGGCTCTGCAGAAAGGAAAGCCTGTCTGCTGCTATGACTGTTTAAGATGCGCAAACGGAGAAATAAGCAACATCACAG ATTCCATCACATGTGTGAGATGTGACCCTGAGTTCTGgtcaaatgagagaagagatgcCTGTGTAAAGAAGGAGGCCGAGTTTCTATCTTATGAAGAGATTATGGGAGCTCTGCTCACTGCAGCCTCCCTATCTGGAACATGCTTGACTGCTGTTGTGGCGTTCATTTTCTTCAGATACAGGCAGACTCCTATTGTCAGGGCCaacaactctgagctgagcttcctgctgctcttctccttgactctgtgtttcctgtgttctctgACCTTCATCGGCCGGCCCTCTGAGTGGTCCTGCATGCTGCGACACACAGCGTTCGGCATCACCTTTgtcctctgcatctcttgtGTTCTGGGGAAAACAATAGTAGTGTTAATGGCCTTCAGGGCCACACTCCCAGGTagtaatgtgatgaaatggtTTGGGCCTGCTCAGCAGAAACTCAGTGTTCTTGGTTTCACTCTTGTACAAGTTGTCATATGTATCCTCTGGTTAACaatttctcccccttttccatTTAAGAATTTTAAGGAATTCCAGGATAAAATCATCTTAGAGTGTGCTCTGGGCTCAGCTGTAGGGTTCTGGGCTGTACTTGGGTACATAGGACTTCTGGccatgttatgtttttttcttgcctttctgGCTCGGAAACTTCCCGACAGTTTCAATGAGGCCAAAttcatcaccttcagcatgctgatattctgcGCAGTATGGATCACTTTTATCCCAGCGTATGTCAGCTCTCCTGGGAAgttcagtgttgctgtggagaTATTTGCTATTCTGGCTTCAAGTTTTGGACTATtgatctgtatttttattccaaaatgttatattatcttactgaaaccagagaagaatACAAAGAAGAATATGATGGGGAAGGGGGAACCAAAATCTTCCTGA
- the LOC143323301 gene encoding extracellular calcium-sensing receptor-like — translation MLGGVFNFHSSFEDRRDTYMDKPLPLQCIRLNFRGFQFAQAMLFAIEEINNSTDLLPGISLGYKIYDVCGSISRGVRVALALANGNDAVSSHSGAACTRPAQVQAIMGESSSSPSTAIATVIGPFNIPLISHFATCACLSDKIKYPSFLRTIPSDYYQSRALAQLVKHFGWTWVGAIRTNDDYGNNGMATFIETAQQLGICLEYSVSFFRADPPDKIRKIVDIIKASTTKVIVTFLSPTELYVMIHDLSLHNLTGYQWVGTEAWISDSHSAAMDIHHILDGAIGLSIPRAHVSGMREFMLDVKLLNSSSNEIFTEFWETLFSCKLKQSQSSAGNQSECTGHEDLTGVQNSFTDMSLMPIFNNIYKGVYAVAHALHSILGCNKTCNNKVQLDPFLILRHIRNIWFKTKEGDEVYFNENGDPPAKYEIINWQPTENGIVDFVPVGLYDAFLPADKQLNVHNKTIIWAQNSQQVPLSVCSEKCPPGTHKALQKGKPVCCYDCLRCADGEISNITDSITCVRCHPEFWSNERRDACVKKEAEFLSYEEIMGALLSAASLSGTCLTAVVACIFFRYRQTPIVRANNSELSFLLLFSLTLCFLCSLTFIGRPSEWSCMLRHTAFGITFVLCISCVLGKTVVVLMAFRATLPGSNVMQWFGPAQQKLSVLGFTLVQVVICILWLTISPPFPFKNFKTFNDKIILECALGSAVGFWAVLGYIGLLAMLCFFLAFLARKLPDNFNEAKFITFSMLIFCAVWITFIPAYVSSPGKFSVAVEIFAILASSFGLLICIFIPKCYIILLKPEKNTKKNMMGKGEPKSF, via the exons ATGCTGGGGGGAGTTTTCAATTTCCACAGCAGCTTTGAAGACAGACGGGACACCTACATGGACAAACCGCTGCCACTGCAGTGCATCCG TTTGAATTTCAGAGGGTTCCAGTTTGCCCAGGCTATGCTTTTTGCCATAGAGGAGATTAATAACAGCACAGACCTACTGCCTGGCATCTCTCTGGGTTACAAGATCTATGATGTCTGTGGCTCCATTTCCAGAGGAGTGAGGGTGGCACTGGCATTGGCTAATGGTAACGATGCTGTATCTTCACACTCTGGGGCAGCATGTACCAGACCTGCCCAGGTGCAAGCAATTATGGGAGAgagctcttcctctccttccacgGCTATAGCGACTGTTATTGGACCCTTTAATATCCCACTG ATCAGCCACTTTGCTACCTGTGCTTGTCTCAGTGATAAAATCAAGTATCCATCCTTCCTCAGAACAATACCCAGTGATTACTACCAGAGCAGAGCCCTGGCCCAGTTGGTCAAGCACTTTGGGTGGACTTGGGTTGGAGCTATTAGGACAAATGATGATTACGGCAATAATGGCATGGCCACATTTATAGAAACCGCCCAGCAGCTGGGCATCTGTCTGGAGTACTCTGTATCATTCTTTAGAGCAGATCCACCCGACAAAATACGAAAGATTGTTGACATTATCAAAGCTTCCACTACAAAGGTCATCGTCACTTTCCTCTCACCAACTGAGTTGTATGTGATGATACATGACTTGTCTCTCCACAACTTGACTGGGTACCAGTGGGTAGGCACTGAGGCCTGGATCTCTGATTCCCATAGTGCAGCAATGGACATACATCATATTCTGGATGGTGCCATTGGCCTGTCCATCCCCAGAGCACATGTCAGTGGCATGAGAGAGTTCATGTTGGATGTAAAGCTGCTCAATTCATCTAGTAATGAAATTTTTACAGAGTTTTGGGAGACATTATTTAGCTGCAAGCTTAAGCAGTCACAATCATCAGCAGGGAATCAGAGTGAATGTACTGGACATGAAGATCTGACTGGAGtacaaaacagcttcactgaTATGTCACTCATGCCTATCTTTAACAATATCTACAAAGGAGTGTATGCTGTGGCCCACGCACTTCATAGTATTCTAGGCTGTAACAAAACATGTAACAACAAGGTGCAGCTAGATCCATTTCTG ATTTTACGGCACATAAGAAATATTTGGttcaaaacaaaggaaggagatgaggtttattttaatgagaatGGAGATCCACCAGCAAAGTATGAAATTATAAACTGGCAGCCAACAGAAAATGGGATTGTGGACTTTGTCCCAGTTGGTCTTTATGATGCATTTTtacctgcagacaaacagctgaatgtaCACAACAAGACTATAATCTGGGCACAGAACTCACAGCAG GTGCCTTTGtcagtttgcagtgagaaaTGTCCACCAGGAACTCACAAGGCTCTGCAGAAAGGAAAGCCTGTCTGCTGCTATGACTGTTTAAGATGTGCAGACGGAGAAATAAGCAACATTACAG ATTCTATCACGTGTGTCCGATGCCACCCTGAGTTCTGgtcaaatgagagaagagatgcCTGTGTAAAGAAGGAGGCCGAGTTTCTATCTTATGAAGAGATTATGGGAGCTCTGCTCAGTGCAGCTTCCCTATCTGGAACATGCTTGACTGCTGTTGTGGCATGCATTTTCTTCAGATACAGGCAGACTCCTATTGTCAGGGCCaacaactctgagctgagcttcctgctgctcttctccttgactctgtgtttcctgtgttctctgACCTTCATCGGCCGGCCCTCTGAGTGGTCCTGCATGCTGCGACACACAGCGTTCGGCATCACCTTTgtcctctgcatctcttgtGTTCTGGGGAAAACAGTAGTGGTGTTAATGGCCTTCAGGGCCACACTCCCAGGTAGTAATGTGATGCAATGGTTTGGGCCTGCTCAGCAGAAACTCAGTGTTCTGGGTTTCACTCTTGTACAAGTTGTCATATGTATCCTCTGGTTAACaatttctcccccttttccatTTAAGAATTTTAAGACATTTAATGACAAAATCATCTTAGAGTGTGCTCTGGGCTCAGCTGTAGGGTTCTGGGCTGTACTTGGGTACATAGGACTTCTGGccatgttatgtttttttcttgcctttctgGCTCGGAAACTGCCCGACAATTTCAATGAAGCCAAAttcatcaccttcagcatgctgatattctgcGCAGTATGGATCACTTTTATCCCAGCATATGTCAGCTCTCCTGGGAAgttcagtgttgctgtggagaTATTTGCTATTCTGGCTTCAAGTTTTGGACTActgatctgtatttttattccaaaatgttatattatcttactgaaaccagagaagaatACAAAGAAGAATATGATGGGGAAGGGGGAACCAAAATCATTCTGA